A portion of the Pseudomonas sp. PSE14 genome contains these proteins:
- a CDS encoding HPP family protein, translating to MKRFLHLMGWRANATSHLEKWLSAIGALCGIAVIYAVTHWVLPSEAAIWVVASMGASAVLLFAVPHGALSQPWAVLGGQVLSAFVGVICQKLFPDQAFTPALAVGAAILVMHYTRCIHPPGGATALAAVSGGPAISALGFHYVLSPVLLNVVLILAVAVAFNGLFAWRRYPAPLARLPETPKLPAGPAPEDLYHALRKMDSFIDVQFDDLLKILQLAQEHAQAQRLGPDDILLGACYSNALSGNAWAVRQVIDDHPGKRTRQDQLVYKVIAGAGKGNTGACRRQDLLEWAAHAVIPQGDGWLRVTAQASAKDALQRQIKGETPLT from the coding sequence ATGAAACGCTTCCTGCATCTCATGGGCTGGCGTGCCAACGCCACCAGCCATCTTGAAAAATGGCTCTCCGCAATCGGAGCGCTGTGCGGCATCGCCGTCATCTACGCCGTCACCCACTGGGTACTGCCCAGCGAAGCGGCCATCTGGGTCGTCGCCTCCATGGGCGCCAGCGCCGTGCTGCTGTTCGCCGTACCCCATGGCGCGCTGTCCCAGCCCTGGGCCGTGCTCGGCGGCCAGGTGCTGTCGGCCTTCGTCGGGGTGATCTGCCAGAAGCTCTTTCCCGACCAGGCCTTCACCCCGGCCCTGGCTGTCGGCGCGGCGATCCTGGTCATGCACTACACCCGCTGCATCCATCCCCCGGGCGGCGCCACCGCCCTCGCGGCAGTATCCGGCGGGCCGGCGATCAGCGCGCTGGGCTTCCACTACGTGCTCAGCCCAGTGCTGCTCAATGTGGTGCTGATCCTCGCCGTGGCCGTGGCCTTCAACGGCCTGTTCGCCTGGCGCCGCTACCCCGCGCCGCTGGCGCGCCTGCCGGAAACGCCGAAGCTGCCCGCAGGCCCCGCGCCGGAAGATCTCTACCACGCGCTACGCAAGATGGATTCGTTCATCGACGTGCAGTTCGACGACCTGCTGAAGATTCTCCAGCTGGCCCAGGAACATGCCCAGGCTCAACGCCTGGGCCCGGACGACATCCTCCTCGGCGCGTGCTACAGCAATGCGCTGAGCGGCAACGCCTGGGCGGTGCGCCAGGTGATCGACGACCATCCCGGCAAGCGCACGCGCCAGGACCAGTTGGTCTACAAGGTGATCGCCGGTGCCGGCAAGGGAAACACCGGTGCCTGCCGCCGCCAGGACCTGCTCGAATGGGCCGCCCACGCGGTGATTCCGCAGGGCGACGGCTGGTTGCGCGTCACTGCGCAGGCCTCCGCCAAGGACGCCTTGCAGCGTCAGATCAAGGGCGAAACACCGCTCACGTGA
- the serB gene encoding phosphoserine phosphatase SerB — MREIVLINITGEDRPGLTAAITGVLAQGGVNILDIGQAVIHDTLSFGILVEIPDTEQASSVLKDVLFTAYKLDQQVRFTPVSEDDYRQWVGGQGKPRHIVTLLTRRVTAEQLQRVSSITAKYGLNIDQIDRLSGRMALDVPADQGKGCVEFSVRGEPADPVALRAEFLSVAQELNVDIAFQQDSVFRRNRRLAVFDMDSTLIEAEVIDELAKAAGVGDKVSEITERAMRGELDFRASFKERLALLKGLSEDVLEEIGASLRLTEGAETLFAELKRLGYKTAILSGGFSYFAKQLQAKLGIDYVFANELQIVDGKLTGVAIEPIVDAQRKADLLRELAVKEGLQLEQTIAVGDGANDLPMLGLAGLGVAFRAKPLVKQSAKQAISTLGLDGILYLLGFRDREGADGR, encoded by the coding sequence TTGCGCGAAATCGTCCTGATCAATATCACCGGGGAAGATCGCCCCGGCCTCACCGCAGCCATCACCGGCGTGCTGGCCCAGGGTGGCGTGAACATCCTCGACATCGGCCAGGCGGTGATCCACGACACCCTGTCGTTCGGCATCCTGGTCGAAATTCCGGATACCGAGCAGGCCTCCTCGGTGCTCAAGGACGTGCTGTTCACGGCCTACAAGCTCGACCAGCAGGTGCGTTTCACACCGGTTTCGGAAGACGATTACCGGCAGTGGGTGGGTGGCCAGGGCAAACCGCGCCACATCGTGACCCTGCTGACCCGCCGGGTAACCGCCGAGCAACTGCAGCGCGTCAGCTCGATCACCGCCAAGTACGGTCTGAACATTGATCAGATCGACCGCCTGTCCGGGCGCATGGCGCTGGACGTGCCGGCCGACCAGGGCAAGGGCTGCGTTGAGTTCTCGGTACGCGGCGAGCCGGCCGACCCGGTGGCGCTGCGTGCGGAATTCCTCAGCGTGGCGCAGGAACTGAATGTCGATATCGCCTTCCAGCAGGATTCGGTGTTCCGCCGCAACCGCCGCCTGGCGGTGTTCGACATGGACTCCACGCTGATCGAGGCCGAGGTCATCGACGAACTGGCCAAGGCTGCCGGCGTGGGCGACAAGGTTTCCGAGATCACCGAGCGCGCCATGCGCGGCGAACTGGACTTCCGCGCCAGCTTCAAGGAGCGCCTGGCCCTGCTCAAGGGGCTGTCCGAGGACGTGCTGGAAGAGATCGGCGCTTCGCTGCGCCTGACCGAAGGCGCCGAGACGCTGTTCGCCGAGCTCAAGCGTCTGGGCTACAAGACCGCGATCCTCTCCGGCGGCTTCAGCTACTTCGCTAAGCAGCTGCAGGCCAAGCTGGGCATCGACTACGTGTTCGCCAACGAGCTGCAGATCGTCGACGGCAAGCTGACCGGCGTGGCCATCGAGCCCATCGTCGACGCCCAGCGCAAGGCTGACCTGCTGCGCGAGCTGGCGGTGAAGGAGGGGCTGCAACTGGAGCAGACCATCGCCGTGGGTGATGGCGCCAACGACCTGCCGATGCTCGGCCTGGCAGGCCTGGGCGTGGCCTTCCGCGCCAAGCCGCTGGTCAAGCAATCGGCCAAGCAGGCGATCTCCACCCTCGGGCTGGATGGCATTCTCTACCTGCTCGGATTCCGTGATCGCGAAGGGGCCGACGGCCGCTGA
- the asd gene encoding archaetidylserine decarboxylase (Phosphatidylserine decarboxylase is synthesized as a single chain precursor. Generation of the pyruvoyl active site from a Ser is coupled to cleavage of a Gly-Ser bond between the larger (beta) and smaller (alpha chains). It is an integral membrane protein.), with amino-acid sequence MSFKDRLFILAQYLLPHHLLSRLIGCAAECRAPWFKDRLIPWFARRYQVDMREAQVEDLRAYEHFNAFFTRALKDGARPLDESEGSVLSPADGAISQLGPIEHGRVFQAKGHSYSLMELLGGDAERAAPFMGGEFATVYLSPKDYHRVHMPLAGTLREMVYVPGRLFSVNQLTAEQVPELFARNERVVCIFDTERGPMAVVLVGAMIVASIETVWAGLVTPPKRELKTFSYGEAARAPIHLEKGAELGRFKLGSTAIVLFGPEQVSWAENLAATSPVRMGQRLGGARQG; translated from the coding sequence ATGTCGTTCAAAGATCGTCTGTTCATCCTCGCCCAGTACCTGCTGCCGCATCACCTGCTGTCGCGCCTGATCGGCTGCGCCGCCGAATGCCGCGCGCCCTGGTTCAAGGATCGCCTGATTCCCTGGTTCGCCCGCCGCTACCAGGTGGACATGCGCGAAGCCCAGGTCGAGGACCTGCGCGCCTATGAGCACTTCAACGCCTTCTTCACCCGCGCCCTGAAAGACGGCGCCCGTCCGCTGGACGAGAGTGAAGGCAGCGTGCTGAGCCCCGCCGACGGCGCCATCAGCCAGCTCGGCCCGATCGAGCACGGCCGCGTGTTCCAGGCCAAGGGCCACAGCTACAGCCTGATGGAACTACTGGGCGGCGACGCCGAGCGCGCCGCGCCCTTCATGGGCGGCGAGTTCGCCACCGTCTACCTGTCGCCCAAGGACTACCACCGCGTGCACATGCCGCTGGCCGGCACCCTGCGCGAGATGGTCTACGTGCCGGGTCGCCTGTTTTCGGTGAACCAGCTCACCGCCGAGCAGGTGCCGGAACTCTTCGCCCGCAACGAGCGCGTGGTGTGCATCTTCGACACCGAGCGTGGACCGATGGCCGTGGTGCTGGTGGGCGCGATGATCGTCGCCTCCATCGAGACCGTCTGGGCCGGCCTGGTGACTCCGCCCAAGCGCGAGCTGAAGACCTTCTCCTACGGGGAAGCCGCCCGCGCGCCGATCCACCTGGAGAAAGGCGCCGAACTGGGCCGCTTCAAGCTGGGCTCCACCGCCATCGTGCTGTTCGGACCCGAGCAGGTCAGCTGGGCCGAGAACCTCGCGGCCACCAGCCCGGTCCGCATGGGCCAGCGCCTGGGTGGCGCGCGCCAGGGCTGA
- a CDS encoding molecular chaperone, producing the protein MDNSPQQFLRVPTPTHESLSFCSASARELKYWLDHLPKANLGETARQLYQGLIELNQLKLPVETRLQLLELFRPEVQFVCQHLERHFLNQSIVLDERPRKVANLCQALQNHLAIGYKLIVVREASRVSRERAPLLTAAIQRAIRALCGPLIRSSQLYCPVPEGLWLELHQLYQLARQHGLQKLSVRDSLARDAQGLTIEQAYLVALMLGSARCNQMRQHNIARLAEALEGWSSQIRVQSADSPSTLFVVAPQVDGPPRYRTLFKDSDLPGGVGIDPQPLVDLIKEYLLLLPENRNQARLKVPEGVSVDLLQHLAAAWGDIAERTFQRTTGQGQLTVCIGMSALHYFLAGRQHFNDVLKRSQNPDFSTKARAEAKDAWATAFDARQIKEWQPGMSLEEIEYTPITPTDSGATVAETPCDEYPVFTLPIVNHSPGGYCLTWPKEIPSQLQAGELLGIQDAPDQGWSIAVVRWIRQVRGGGTQMGIELIAPLAQPCGLQLLRKTEQGSQYLRALLLPEISAISRPATLITPRLPFQEGNKVQINLQGEERRTLLTRKVTATGSFTQFEYQTHDTIAAPNDKPVTAPSPRGEEDFDSLWKSL; encoded by the coding sequence ATGGACAACAGTCCCCAGCAGTTTCTACGTGTCCCCACCCCGACACACGAGAGCCTGAGTTTCTGCAGCGCCAGCGCGCGTGAGCTGAAATACTGGCTGGACCACCTGCCCAAGGCCAATCTGGGCGAGACCGCTCGCCAGCTCTACCAGGGGCTGATCGAACTGAACCAGTTGAAGCTGCCCGTGGAGACCCGCCTGCAGCTGCTGGAGCTGTTCCGCCCGGAAGTCCAGTTCGTCTGCCAGCACCTGGAGCGCCACTTCCTCAACCAGTCCATCGTCCTCGACGAGCGCCCGCGCAAGGTCGCCAACCTCTGCCAGGCCCTGCAGAACCACCTGGCCATCGGCTACAAGCTGATCGTCGTACGCGAGGCGAGCCGCGTTTCCCGCGAGCGCGCGCCGTTGCTGACGGCCGCCATCCAGCGCGCCATTCGTGCCTTGTGCGGGCCGCTGATCCGTTCCTCGCAGTTGTATTGCCCGGTGCCGGAAGGGCTATGGCTGGAGCTCCACCAGCTGTACCAGCTGGCCCGCCAGCACGGCCTTCAGAAACTGAGCGTGCGCGACAGCCTGGCCCGCGACGCCCAGGGCCTGACCATCGAGCAGGCCTACCTGGTGGCGCTGATGCTCGGCTCGGCACGCTGCAACCAGATGCGCCAGCACAACATCGCCCGCCTGGCGGAAGCCCTGGAAGGCTGGAGTTCGCAGATTCGGGTGCAGAGCGCCGATTCGCCTTCGACCCTGTTCGTCGTCGCCCCCCAGGTGGACGGCCCGCCGCGCTACCGCACCCTGTTCAAGGACAGTGACCTGCCGGGCGGGGTGGGAATCGATCCACAGCCTTTGGTCGACCTGATCAAGGAATATCTCCTGCTGCTCCCGGAGAACCGCAACCAGGCGCGCCTGAAGGTGCCCGAAGGCGTCTCCGTCGATCTGCTGCAACACCTCGCCGCCGCCTGGGGCGACATCGCCGAACGGACCTTCCAGCGCACCACCGGCCAAGGCCAGCTCACCGTGTGCATCGGCATGAGCGCCCTGCACTACTTCCTCGCCGGTCGCCAGCATTTCAACGATGTGCTCAAGCGCAGCCAGAACCCGGACTTCAGCACCAAGGCCCGGGCCGAGGCGAAGGACGCCTGGGCCACCGCCTTCGACGCGCGGCAGATCAAGGAATGGCAGCCCGGCATGTCGCTGGAGGAAATCGAGTACACACCTATCACCCCCACCGACAGTGGCGCCACCGTCGCCGAGACGCCCTGCGATGAGTACCCGGTCTTCACCCTGCCCATCGTCAACCACAGTCCGGGCGGTTACTGCCTGACCTGGCCCAAGGAGATTCCCAGCCAACTGCAGGCCGGCGAGCTGCTGGGCATCCAGGACGCCCCGGACCAGGGCTGGAGCATTGCAGTGGTGCGCTGGATTCGCCAGGTCCGTGGCGGCGGCACCCAGATGGGCATCGAACTGATCGCGCCGCTCGCCCAGCCGTGCGGCCTGCAACTGCTGCGCAAGACCGAGCAGGGCAGCCAGTACCTGCGCGCCCTGTTGCTGCCGGAAATCTCGGCGATCTCGCGACCGGCCACCCTGATCACCCCGCGCCTGCCGTTCCAGGAAGGCAACAAGGTGCAGATCAATCTGCAGGGCGAGGAGCGTCGTACCCTCCTCACCCGCAAGGTCACCGCGACCGGCAGCTTCACCCAGTTCGAATACCAGACCCACGACACCATCGCCGCACCGAACGATAAGCCGGTCACAGCGCCAAGCCCGCGCGGGGAGGAAGACTTTGACTCACTCTGGAAGTCGCTGTAG
- a CDS encoding EAL domain-containing protein has translation MANEKKTVRLLILEDSQNEAERLVSLFRNAGRATRVHRITSSEDLLEILPQGWDLLIAAPDSSAMAPSEALSSIRRQAKDIPFIQLITGNDSDAVTEALALGAQDALPQGEDERLILVAKRELANLEERRARRAAEVALRETEKRCQLLLDSSVDAITYVHDGMHIYANRAYVDLFGYDDAEELEGMPMIDLIAGSDQATFKDFLKGYQTTDNNADLACSGIKVDGQAFSARMTFSPATYDGEPCIQVVIRADSDNAQLEEKLREVSSQDLVTGLYNRGHFLDLMDSAVERAVTASQPATFAYMLLDRAQTLQLNLGVASIDLLLADLGNLLRAHFPQEAQLARFSDDVFAVLLPGHTPDQTKPLFASLLKKIEGNLFDIHGRTAQVTLSIGIAGLDEKTTRAQDVIERAHRSADEIAQSEGNGLKLYDPADELAAAANRGDTLAIIRQALEQNSFRLLFQPIISLRGDTHEHYEVLLRLLNPQGEEVPPADFLAAAKSGGLAEKIDRWVLLNSIKLLSEHRAKGHDTKLFVHLSSSSLQDAELLPWLNVALKASRLPADALIIQISEPDAISYLKQAKVLSQGLAELHCQIALCQFGCALNPFNTLKHMNVDFVKVDGSYVQELGKAENQENLKTLMASLHAQAKLTIVPMVETASALATLWQAGANYIQGHYLQGPSQAMDYDFASDE, from the coding sequence ATGGCCAATGAAAAGAAGACCGTCCGCCTGCTGATCCTGGAAGACTCCCAGAACGAAGCCGAGCGTCTGGTCAGCCTGTTCCGCAATGCCGGTCGCGCCACCCGCGTCCATCGCATCACGTCCAGTGAAGACCTCCTGGAAATCCTCCCTCAGGGCTGGGATCTGCTGATCGCCGCGCCTGACAGCAGCGCCATGGCGCCCAGCGAAGCCCTGAGCAGCATTCGCCGCCAGGCCAAGGACATCCCGTTCATCCAGCTGATCACCGGCAACGACTCCGATGCGGTGACCGAGGCCCTCGCCCTGGGTGCCCAGGACGCCCTGCCGCAAGGGGAAGACGAGCGTCTGATCCTGGTCGCCAAGCGCGAACTGGCCAACCTCGAGGAGCGCCGCGCCCGCCGCGCCGCCGAAGTCGCCCTGCGGGAAACGGAAAAGCGCTGCCAACTGCTGCTGGACAGCTCGGTGGACGCCATCACCTACGTCCACGACGGCATGCACATCTATGCCAACCGCGCCTACGTCGACCTGTTCGGCTACGACGACGCGGAAGAACTGGAAGGCATGCCGATGATCGACCTGATCGCCGGCAGCGACCAGGCGACCTTCAAGGACTTCCTCAAGGGCTATCAGACCACCGATAACAACGCCGACCTGGCCTGCAGCGGCATCAAGGTGGACGGCCAGGCCTTCAGTGCGCGCATGACCTTCTCCCCGGCCACCTATGACGGCGAGCCGTGCATCCAGGTGGTGATCCGCGCCGACAGCGACAACGCCCAGCTCGAAGAGAAGCTGCGCGAGGTCAGCAGCCAGGACCTGGTCACCGGCCTGTACAACCGCGGTCACTTCCTCGATCTGATGGACAGCGCCGTGGAGCGCGCGGTGACCGCCAGCCAGCCGGCCACCTTCGCCTACATGCTGCTCGACCGCGCCCAGACGCTGCAGCTCAACCTCGGCGTCGCCAGCATCGACCTGCTGCTTGCCGACCTCGGCAACCTGCTGCGCGCCCACTTCCCCCAGGAAGCCCAGCTGGCTCGTTTCAGCGACGACGTGTTCGCCGTGCTGCTGCCGGGACACACCCCGGACCAGACCAAGCCGCTGTTCGCCAGCCTGCTGAAGAAGATCGAAGGCAACCTGTTCGACATCCACGGCCGCACGGCCCAGGTCACCCTGTCCATCGGCATTGCCGGGCTGGACGAAAAGACCACCCGCGCCCAGGACGTCATCGAGCGCGCACACCGCAGCGCCGACGAAATCGCGCAGAGCGAAGGCAACGGCCTGAAGCTCTACGACCCGGCCGATGAACTGGCCGCCGCCGCCAACCGCGGCGACACCCTGGCGATCATCCGCCAGGCCCTGGAGCAGAACAGCTTCCGCCTGCTGTTCCAACCGATCATCAGCCTGCGCGGCGATACCCACGAACACTACGAAGTGCTGCTGCGCCTGCTCAATCCGCAGGGCGAGGAAGTACCGCCGGCGGACTTCCTCGCCGCCGCCAAGTCGGGCGGCCTGGCCGAGAAGATCGACCGCTGGGTCCTGCTCAACTCGATCAAGCTGCTCTCCGAACACCGCGCCAAGGGCCACGACACCAAGCTGTTCGTTCACCTTTCCAGTTCCAGCCTGCAAGATGCCGAGTTGCTGCCATGGCTGAACGTGGCGCTGAAGGCATCGCGCCTGCCCGCCGATGCCCTGATCATCCAGATCAGCGAACCGGACGCGATCAGCTACCTCAAGCAGGCGAAGGTGCTCAGCCAGGGGCTCGCCGAGCTGCACTGCCAGATCGCCCTGTGCCAGTTCGGTTGCGCGCTCAACCCGTTCAATACGCTCAAGCACATGAATGTCGACTTCGTGAAGGTCGATGGCTCCTACGTGCAGGAGCTGGGCAAGGCGGAGAACCAGGAGAACCTCAAGACCCTGATGGCCAGCCTCCACGCCCAGGCCAAGCTGACCATCGTGCCGATGGTGGAAACCGCCAGCGCCCTGGCGACGCTCTGGCAGGCCGGCGCCAACTACATCCAGGGCCACTACCTGCAAGGACCGAGTCAGGCGATGGACTACGATTTCGCCTCGGACGAGTAG
- the rhdA gene encoding thiosulfate sulfurtransferase: MSAFSALPLVIEPADLASRLDAAELILVDLTSAARYAEGHIPGARFVAPARTQLGGTPAPGLLPAKADLEALFGELGHNPDAVYVVYDDEGGGWAGRFIWLLDVIGHHQYHYVDGGLHAWLADGLPLSQEVPAPVGGPLPLTLHDEPTATREYLQSRLGAADLAIWDARNPSEYSGQKVLAAKGGHVPGAVNFEWTAGMDPARALRIRTDMPQILKNLGITPDKEVITHCQTHHRSGFTYLVAKALGYPRVKGYAGSWSEWGNHPDTPVEV, from the coding sequence ATGTCCGCCTTCTCCGCTCTGCCCCTGGTGATCGAACCGGCTGACCTCGCCAGCCGTCTCGACGCCGCCGAACTGATCCTGGTCGACCTGACCAGCGCCGCGCGCTACGCCGAAGGCCACATCCCCGGCGCCCGCTTCGTCGCCCCGGCGCGCACCCAGCTGGGCGGCACCCCGGCGCCCGGCCTGCTGCCGGCCAAGGCCGACCTCGAAGCGCTGTTCGGCGAGCTGGGCCACAACCCCGATGCCGTCTACGTGGTCTACGACGACGAAGGCGGCGGCTGGGCCGGCCGCTTCATCTGGCTGCTGGACGTGATCGGCCACCACCAGTACCACTACGTCGACGGCGGCCTGCACGCCTGGCTGGCCGATGGCCTGCCGCTGAGTCAGGAGGTCCCGGCGCCGGTCGGCGGCCCGCTGCCGCTGACCCTGCACGACGAGCCCACCGCCACCCGCGAATACCTGCAAAGCCGCCTGGGCGCTGCCGACCTGGCCATCTGGGACGCGCGCAACCCCAGCGAGTACAGCGGGCAGAAAGTCCTCGCCGCCAAGGGCGGGCACGTGCCCGGCGCCGTCAATTTCGAATGGACCGCCGGCATGGACCCGGCCCGCGCCCTGCGCATCCGTACCGATATGCCGCAGATTCTGAAGAACCTGGGCATCACCCCGGACAAGGAAGTGATCACCCACTGCCAGACCCACCACCGCTCCGGCTTCACCTACCTGGTGGCCAAGGCCCTCGGCTATCCGCGGGTCAAGGGCTACGCCGGCTCCTGGTCGGAATGGGGCAACCACCCCGACACCCCTGTAGAGGTTTAA